The Nicotiana sylvestris chromosome 6, ASM39365v2, whole genome shotgun sequence genomic sequence TGGTTCTCATTGTTTTATTTTTCAAGCCTTTGAGGAGatggtggaggaggccttggcaaaggGGCCTTGGATTTGGGAACTACCATTTCCGGTATGTCTatcatgtgttccctagacgggttcacatcattttgtgtCTCCTTCACATTGTCATCAATGTCTATCCTCACCTCTTCATTCACATTATCATCACTCACTTGCACATCATTGCTTGGCTCATCATCATCTTTCACCAACACATCATCACTTGTCGCCCCCCTTTTTTCCTCTGCGGAGAAAGTCCGGGttccgacattcatgggggtaataattcatttctttttgggatttgtgtatttgaagagtctccacctaacggattatggtgcgttagggcacctagagcgattaactcatagactagtttgcattactagagatttagggtaagggctcaaaataaccttgagggaaaggtgttaggcacccctcgcggtctaCAACGTTGGGTCtcgaccgaacttatacttatgcgAATTAatccttttaacaaataaatagttctAACACATACTTACAAATAAATGcatgttttggcatttttaagcacatgtatgattcaagtaatgaaataaaagaaaaggtttgaacaagttgcacatatataaaggaaagtaaatttatttaaacaacggaaattgggaaagaggggtcccaggttggttagcctacaggatcaccccacacaatgcctggtaattactcctcaatgaggggctacatgtgacattagcgagtagtcatcatatccttactacccaattccctccccttggttatagcctaaagcgttctagtaaccttgaaaatatcctatgcgtgcactacccgtccctttttCGTGgacctggaggtatttaggacctctaatttaggtagttctagaacttcctaaggttttaaaggataaaagtctaggcgttaatcaaaaacaattaggactgcatatAAAGAGAACAAATACAGGCTCGCattcacctccacaaatataacgggtaagtgcacgtctcaaacaatagtttcaagtatttaagagaaaaatcCTAGAACATAATATCTATGTGAGTAGAGATTATACAGCATTGAATCAGAActaaagtgtcaaagacctattcatcttgcctactgattttagacctgttgaaTGTGAGCAGTCTCAAATAACAAAGTGCAGTTTTACAGTTGCGAGATTTTTAAtcaccctataggcttgcctaagtgcataacagtgatgtcctaagagcatgatatctatattgattaggaatgcagtaaaacaatGAACAATTTTAAATgaacaacttgagatcctatagacatatgTTTTAAGCGGTATTAATTGAGGCAACATTTGAAAACCTTTTTAAGAATCGAACagatttaattaattaaaccacTTCAGAATACATAACCACAAATTGAACTGACTAAACTGTTttaagtcttataggcatgacttctaattaAGCATGAGGTAAAATAAACATCATACATTTAACCAAAGTGAaacccttataggcatgatttctatagagCTGattttttaaccctataggcatgatttctatagagCTGACTTTTTAATCCTatatacatgatttctatatagCTAGTGTTTAATCATgtagacatgatctctattattgaaGCCATTTTAGATTCTATAGGCGTGCTTTCTAAttgtgtggaagtaaagcaaacataacAAAAACATTTGAATCAGCattgaccctataggcatggtatctacccaattttacccacaatatatactaccctccctttttcactaatcgcCCCGCTGTTTGTttataataattattacaaaccaatgagttgaaataaaaaattacataaataaacaaaaattaatctatagggagcctgcagtaggcccaaatgatttTCAAGCCTCCAATaacctcaaatgcccaaagttcatAGCCAATTCCATGTCTAGgtatgttagagttccctaaggacctcaaggatcccagccagtgctcacacctagaccttttctcaaataataactgatttaggtgaagtgtggaaaggccagctctgacatgccagagtttagagagatctcaaggatctcaaggcagtacacatgttagaggggcaaaacctagtattctaagagtgaaGTGAGAGTGATtggcatagttttgaaaaggttttgaaaatagtacaaaGATGACTTTAGGAGTGAAAAAGGTTTTTTGAAATAGGAGATAGTTTGGTGGTAAAAGacagtttgagaagagtaccaaAACTCTTTTGAAGACAGCAGACAATCAATTCAGAAACACTCAGCAAATAGATCTCACATGGGGGTAAAGGGATTGGGGCACAGAAGAGTCACATTGGGGGTACATGGATAGGGTATAGAGGAAACATATAGTCAATAAACTGCATATGATTCTTAGAGTCTTAGAGACTTACCAGGCTGGTCATGGACAGTAAATAGTTAAGACATAGATTACAGAAAGCCTGACATGTCTTAAACATACATGCATGGTCATACATCAAATAGCCAACATGATCACATAATTGAGGGATTGAACATGTTTTCTCAAATAGACTGGTTAAGTATCAAATCACTAGGTGAAGTGTAGATATGCTAATCATACATTGAGCAGGACAGAGTTTAGACATGCTAGGCAAAGAAGTAAGCAGGAATACAAGTTGGACTCATAGCTgatgaactagtgcaggaatgaaaCATATAGGGTTTGGATTTTAaaatttaactagagacataccagttgatgAAGAGAGTGAAGAATATAAAGCAAATGTAGTTCCAATATTTAGCCTatgctttcagccggctagaccagTGAATATCACAAGTAACAGAGGAGAGAAAGAGAGCTTTAGAGTGTAAGTGTGCTTTTGTGAACTAATGTTAGTTGTAAGAAGTGAGAATAAGaaggagtttatatagtaatcaaaagcttggcaaaataaggtaagggatcaattaagtagcaattaGAGGAATTCAGGGAATCAATCACATGTAAAATCAGTGAGTcttcccctttaatcaagggataatcaatcAATGGTAAAAGCGGACAGATACTTAAGGAAGGAAATCGAGTACAACTTAAGTATAGAGTAGGTAACTAGGGGTGAATGCACAGGGGTTTCAATTAAGGAAAAAATCAGTAAGAATCAGcaaaataacaaataaggcaagggaaaattaattaaggcaagcaattcAATTAAACCAAGTAGAGAAGTAAGAATCGAAAGTTTTTGTTAAGGAaaagtgttcaaatcaaaccaagaaataagGACTTTATAATAAtcaagggttcaatcaaagagaaaatcatgaaagagtcagcaagtttagcgaataaaataaggtaagaaatgaatagtcaggattcaACACattattttaacacaacaaataGTTAAATCAACACTGATTCAAGATGaatagtcaagatgaacacaaacatatagaatCCATGAAAGTTTGAACTACAAAATTCAGTAAAggcatattaggacaagaaaacCACGAGACATTCAAATGGATaaagagaaatcacaagaaccaaggCAAGAACACAATTAGTACACCAGTACTCAgaagccaaacaaagaaatgtcagaaaattagggttttcagtacAAGCGAGTTAAAGTTGTAGCAAACTTACAAAATTAGTCAAACACATAAGAAGCGAAAGATCAAACACTCAAAAAATTACCAactattttgaaaaagaaatctcagaaaccctagtttagagaaAGATGAAGAATCACTcgaaaatcatacgattcttgtaaagaatcacaAGATTattgtaaaactcatatgaaacAAGTCTAAATCATtgcagatctgtacagatctaagaggttcaaagaaagaaattagggttttcgaagagaacaacacagaggtgaagaaacatgcttagaaacccatagatcataGTCGATGTAGGACGATCTTACTTGAAATCATACTGGAACAGTCTGAAACATGCGAGAAAGGAGTCATAGATGCAAGCCAactaaccctggtcccttgagggccttagagatgTCAATACCAACGTGAGAGAGGTTAATAGGGGCCTGGGGGTGGTGAAAATCCACCATAGATAGCTATAGATAAATGATGGTGAGATCCGATTAGGGTTAgatttgagagcatttgagagagggGAGGGATTTCGGGGCGGCGGATGGTGGAAAATGAAAGGGGTtgagggggtcgtttggtttatttTGGGTAAGGGTTGTTTGTGTCCGTTGATCATATGATCAATGGCCGAGATTAAAGGGTTTTAAGGTCGGATCGGGTCTTTAGGGTTTGGGCTGGGTTAACTTAAATTGGGATTGGGCTGGTATTGGGTTGAATTAGggctagaattgaaataaaaaataggTAAGTGAGTATCAAAAAAAAATTTTGTGTACTGAAATGattaaaaatagttatttaacattttaaaaatataaaagaccattttatgcataaataatgtaatcATACGttagtatgggctattattgcaaagatatgcaatttagcctaaaatgtaaatgtaattacaaaaaaatacactaaaaatatttaaatactacggtggcataaataatgaatttaaatggttaaatcaccacaaaaataatatgaaagataattattggatattttataaataaaaagagaagaaataaattaatttggagcttttaaaattataaaaatgcttatgcatgctcataactgcatatgtgctattttgaaagtatatatatatatatataaaaggaaaaattgggtatcaacagctgcccctctttacccgggaaggatgaaagagttttcaggtAAAGAAATTATGGTCAATTTTGATCggacgggatgttttgaaagacagaggtcgGACTCCAGtattgagttgcctacatatccctggttttataggaattagctcatgtgtagttctggattcattggcaAAATATACTCGTGAAGTCATTGTAAGAACGGGCACGAGATGCAAGAGCGGTTATGGTGAGCGGTTATGGTGAGCGGTTAAGTTTGGGATAATTTAAAAGAACTGGAGCGAGgttgctcctgctaggatagagGTTGCTTGTTGTTCACCTGCAGATGAAAGGAGGCTACCGACATATATTTgcgcaaaaatttaaacatgatgcagattccctttggatcatgaaggttgtctttggacggttaaagatgacgtccttagaccatgatgtcatgTGCCATAAattatttagtgagggattcgcaggccatgaaatggtgttctcgggccatgcaGATGGTatctccgaaccatgatgcctttgaataatgatatgcaaatttgagggatcctcaggctatggcatggtgtcttccgactatgaggatgattctttttagactatgatgccttcggatagattggcgatatttcaacccATAATATGcgataatatgatgttaacaagacaaggcttagtcttgtgaaatgggggtagagcttagcctgattaaaaagcaaatagatagtactagaaatagagcaatatttgtgcaaggagggacaatgcttagtcccatgcaaatgtggaggcagggattagcctcatacagatatggaggtaaggattagcctcatgcaaatatggaggcaaggattagcctcatgcaggtatggaggcagggattagcctcatgcagatatggaggcagggattagccttatgcaagtatggaggaaGAGATTAGCCTTGTGCGGATATGGAGGAAAGTATTAGCCTcgtgcaggtatggaggcaaggattagcctcatgcaaacaaggaggcaaggattagcctcatgcagatatggaggcaaggattagcctcatgcaagtatggaggcaagtattagcctcatgcaagtatggaggcaaggattagcctcatacaagtatggagtcaagtattagcctcatgcaagtgtggaggcagggattagcctcatgaaaatatggaggcaaggattagcctcatgcaagtgtggaggcaaggattagcctcatgcaagtgtggaggcacggattagcctcatgcaaatatggaggcaaggattagcctcatgtggaTATGGAGGTagtgattagcctcatgtaggtatggaggcaaggattatcctcatgcaggtatggaggtagggattaacctcatgtGAATAtagaggtatggaggcaaggattagcctaatgcaggtgtggaggcagggattagcctcatgcagatatggaggtagggattagcctcatacaggtatggaggcaaggattatcctcatgcaggtatgaaggcagggattagcgtcatgcagatatggaggcagggattagcctcatgcaggtatagaggcaaggattagcctcacgcaaatacgaaggcaaggattagcctcatgcaggtgtggagaagggattagcctcatgcggatatggaggtagggattagcctcgtgcaaatgtggaggcagggattagcctcgtgcaaatgtgcgggacaaggcttagtcccatgcaaagagcgagtagcaaataaaagtagtatatttcttagctggagatatgtTCGGTGTCTGATGTCCGGATTGCTAGTGAATTTGCTCTATGTATACATCTTTGCAAATGCTATCGCTATGTcgaatgtgcctgcgttcaaagaaaaattgtaagttttgtgaggggaggttagttcgtactTTTGTCCGCTGGATTGCTTTGCTCCGTTTTGGAGGCCCTTTTGAttttccctgggtaacacctgactgtcacggaaatagagttttcgaaaatatgcaattattgatagaaatagagtcattttagaaacatattgatatatcaagtgatttttagatgaacaagtgactgtaacacatttcagagacattgcaactttctcgtgttggaattttgagggtcctcctcaaaattctgccccaatttggtagaTGATTATTCGGCTGTTTGTGAGTAATGAGCCTTGTTGACCctttttcggaattttgagaatccttctcaaaattcaggtcaagcgtagttcaattacatcaaatgagaAAATGTAAAttgtctaagcatagtatctcttgactgcgtctgaattgattggttttggccatatttctctgtccatttctgcaagtatgggTGCTCCTCCAGTTAGCACCCCGTGAACCATGTATAGAtcttgccaattgggagagaatttctctctggcttcatcttggtgtgggaaaatcttctttagcaCCAACTGTCCTGACataaattgccttggtttgactcttttgttgaaagctctggacattctattctgataaagttggtcgtgacacactacgttcattctctttccatcgataagggccaattgttcatagcggctccttatccactcCGCATCGctaagttcagcttcctgtatgatttttaaagaaggaatcagtacctcggctggaatgacagcctcggtaccataaaccaatatgtagggagttgccccggttgatgtgcaaattgtagtgcggtatcccaaaagagcaaaaggtagcttctcatgccattgtttgtggttctctaccatcttccttagtatcttcttgatgtttttgt encodes the following:
- the LOC138871829 gene encoding uncharacterized protein, which gives rise to MEVVEAANKNIKKILRKMEAELSDAEWIRSRYEQLALIDGKRMNVVCHDQLYQNRMSRAFNKRVKPRQFMSGQLVLKKIFPHQDEAREKFSPNWQDLYMVHGVLTGGAPILAEMDREIWPKPINSDAVKRYYA